A single window of Hyla sarda isolate aHylSar1 chromosome 2, aHylSar1.hap1, whole genome shotgun sequence DNA harbors:
- the LOC130357838 gene encoding gap junction beta-4 protein-like: MNWGIFQGLLSGASHFSTAFGRIWMSVVFVFRLLVYVVAAERVWADEQGEFDCNTKQPGCTNVCYDYYFPVSHIRLWALQLIMVTCPSLLVLMHVAYREDRERKHRQKQGEDCGRLYLDTGKKRGGLWWTYLISLIVKALVDSVFLYIFHLIYKDYSLPYVVKCTLPPCPNIVDCFISRPTEKNIFTLFMVVTTIVCILLNLCEIGYLVSKRCREKLTKQNQPNNVLAYLQKQEMFHANNKVNEEIDLLPHIHVTPPETKLK; the protein is encoded by the coding sequence ATGAACTGGGGCATTTTCCAGGGTCTTCTCAGTGGAGCAAGTCATTTCTCTACTGCATTTGGGCGCATATGGATGTCAGTAGTCTTTGTCTTCCGGCTACTGGTATACGTGGTGGCAGCTGAAAGAGTATGGGCGGATGAACAAGGAGAATTTGACTGTAATACAAAACAGCCAGGGTGCACTAATGTATGTTATGATTACTACTTTCCAGTATCTCATATCAGGCTTTGGGCCCTCCAGCTCATCATGGTTACTTGCCCATCTCTCCTTGTTCTAATGCATGTGGCATACAGGGAAGATCGAGAAAGAAAACATAGGCAAAAACAGGGAGAGGATTGTGGAAGACTTTATTTAGACACAGGAAAGAAGAGGGGAGGATTGTGGTGGACCTACCTCATTAGCCTTATAGTAAAAGCTTTAGTAGATTCAGTGTTCCTCTACATCTTTCATCTCATCTACAAGGATTATTCCCTGCCCTATGTTGTCAAGTGTACATTACCTCCATGTCCAAATATTGTAGACTGCTTTATATCGAGAcccacagaaaaaaatattttcaccttGTTCATGGTTGTAACCACCATTGTTTGCATTCTACTCAACCTGTGTGAGATAGGATATCTGGTTTCTAAAAGATGTCGTGAGAAGCTGACCAAGCAAAATCAGCCTAATAATGTTCTTGCATACCTTCAAAAACAAGAGATGTTCCACGCCAACAATAAGGTGAACGAAGAGATAGACTTGCTGCCTCATATTCATGTAACACCACCTGAAACTAAATTAAAATGA